One genomic window of Stieleria sp. JC731 includes the following:
- a CDS encoding DUF997 family protein: MNSESSNRCQNKLDTEFEDSTLLRNSLREAKWILLIWCGCFLWVIGYCCLNGYQTTAQPLQLTFGFPSWVFWGVLMPWLLATTISVWFALLKIQNDSLEIDSADAVDPANSAEVEGDGK, encoded by the coding sequence ATGAATTCAGAATCTAGCAATCGTTGTCAAAACAAGCTCGATACGGAATTCGAAGACTCAACGCTGCTTCGCAATAGCCTCCGTGAAGCCAAGTGGATCCTATTGATCTGGTGCGGCTGCTTCCTTTGGGTCATCGGCTATTGCTGTCTCAACGGCTATCAAACAACAGCCCAACCTCTGCAACTTACTTTTGGATTCCCATCCTGGGTGTTCTGGGGTGTATTGATGCCATGGCTGTTGGCGACAACGATCTCTGTCTGGTTTGCGTTGCTAAAGATTCAGAACGACTCGCTTGAAATTGATTCTGCTGACGCAGTTGATCCGGCAAATTCAGCGGAGGTCGAGGGAGATGGAAAGTGA
- a CDS encoding type VI secretion system contractile sheath domain-containing protein, with the protein MSETFQFTSQFGNAPQAKPRDPEEPMRILVIGDFGGSKKDPVEQRKLHRVDVDNFDEFFESLRPTIQIPSGTSEASLELAFTELDDFHPDQLIEKIPEFEELLSIRRLLQHPKTFESAARELRAMLPASINEPAQSADAQTAEERPEAPSDPESDSDLLERVLGRTATTQAPTDTATGAIDRLIHSIVAPYIEPSRDPRQDEYVAAVDHAIAGHLRNILHHPLFQSLEANWRALDSLTRDVTTTTEIKLFVLDATATEIAAATRSADSIEQTELMNRLVEQRDQQPWSLIVTAYEFGNSVDDLVTLANLGAIATFADCTLLSSAKPSIIGTTSWTDDLFGIQPTESVEQQNWKSIRSNPVATRIALVGPRVLMRLPYGPKTDPVESFDFEEIPDPENSHREFLWGPPSLAIASLIGQAFQDSGWSMQVEDQFEISSMPAFTYKVDGEAVLLPCAETYLSERSADRVAAAGIIPLVSFKNRDAARVYRYQSIANPPGSLYGAWK; encoded by the coding sequence GTGTCCGAGACGTTTCAATTCACAAGTCAATTCGGGAACGCTCCACAGGCAAAGCCGCGAGACCCAGAAGAGCCGATGCGAATACTCGTCATAGGCGACTTTGGCGGCAGCAAGAAGGATCCTGTCGAGCAACGTAAATTGCATCGAGTCGATGTCGATAACTTTGATGAGTTTTTTGAATCGCTTCGGCCCACGATACAAATTCCATCGGGAACGTCCGAGGCCTCGCTCGAACTGGCCTTCACCGAGCTTGATGATTTTCATCCAGACCAGTTGATTGAAAAGATACCGGAGTTCGAAGAGCTGCTCTCGATCCGTCGATTACTGCAGCATCCAAAAACGTTCGAATCGGCCGCACGGGAGTTGCGTGCAATGCTTCCGGCCTCGATTAATGAACCTGCCCAATCAGCCGATGCTCAGACTGCCGAAGAACGGCCAGAAGCCCCTTCCGACCCTGAATCCGATTCAGATTTGCTCGAACGCGTTCTCGGCAGAACAGCAACGACCCAGGCTCCGACCGACACGGCAACCGGTGCGATCGATCGACTGATCCACAGCATTGTCGCCCCTTACATCGAACCGAGTCGTGATCCACGCCAGGACGAGTACGTCGCTGCGGTTGACCATGCCATCGCCGGTCACCTTCGCAACATCTTGCATCATCCGCTTTTCCAATCCCTCGAAGCGAATTGGCGAGCGTTAGACTCACTGACCCGCGATGTCACGACGACAACCGAGATCAAACTTTTTGTGCTCGATGCGACGGCAACAGAGATAGCAGCCGCCACCCGATCCGCCGACTCGATCGAGCAAACCGAATTGATGAACCGGCTGGTCGAACAACGCGACCAACAGCCTTGGTCCTTGATCGTCACCGCCTATGAATTCGGCAACAGCGTCGATGACTTAGTCACACTGGCTAACCTAGGCGCGATCGCTACCTTCGCCGATTGCACGCTACTGAGCTCCGCGAAACCATCGATCATCGGCACGACATCGTGGACAGACGACCTTTTCGGTATCCAGCCGACTGAGTCAGTTGAACAACAGAACTGGAAATCGATTCGCAGTAACCCTGTCGCGACCCGAATCGCTTTGGTCGGACCGCGAGTCCTAATGCGCTTGCCGTACGGCCCTAAAACGGATCCGGTCGAATCGTTTGACTTCGAAGAAATCCCGGATCCAGAAAATTCACATCGCGAGTTTCTTTGGGGACCACCATCACTCGCCATCGCAAGTTTGATTGGCCAAGCGTTTCAAGACAGTGGCTGGTCGATGCAAGTCGAAGATCAGTTCGAGATTTCATCGATGCCCGCGTTCACTTACAAAGTTGACGGCGAAGCAGTGCTCTTGCCATGTGCAGAGACTTACCTTTCTGAACGAAGTGCCGATCGAGTTGCCGCGGCTGGAATCATCCCTCTGGTCAGTTTCAAAAACCGAGACGCCGCCCGGGTCTACCGATACCAGTCGATCGCGAATCCTCCTGGCAGCCTCTATGGAGCGTGGAAATAA
- a CDS encoding sodium:solute symporter family transporter, producing the protein MESESNAALVTFLIYTVAVLLLAIVSERFSKGKEFVGEYFLGSRGFGVWAFALTFAATNASGGSFMGFPALIYTHGWTLAFWIAGFMMLPLMSMGLIGKRLNQIARKHDAVTIPEILGARFASPQVALVATSLLVFFMFFYLLAQFKAGGKILSTLLANEPTFRSFADITSQLTHSIPWINQASGDYLVCLVLFSAAVIMYVVYGGFRAVVWTDVMQGIVMFVGVIGMLALALFQVGGLANATTKLAEMTPPEFCRIVLSETKQTTSPSVIPKGTWIRQGENAFRTAESCEVQPESQGEPIEALRLTTPEEIKQIKTDLIAENITVTVRETTPYKFGAGQKGVYVSNPGPSATSDVGFLAIGTAISFFIFWPFGATGQPANMVRLMAFKDSRTLRFSIITVSIYYAVIYLSLIVIFCCARVLMPGMEIDPDRTMPDFATKLTSTAGVPWLAGLLVAAPFAAVMSSVDSFLLLVSSSVVRDIYQKRIDTNANEKTLRRLSHFVTVTIGVLAVLLVVNPPMFLQDLIVFASGGLAACFLVPVVLSLYWKPMTATGAIAGMAGGTLMHLLLTGWGFYQHGEFRPYELLGLNPFIWDLLISLIAAIACSFKPLAPRNPAS; encoded by the coding sequence ATGGAAAGTGAATCCAACGCCGCACTGGTGACCTTCCTGATCTACACGGTCGCTGTCCTACTGCTTGCGATCGTTTCCGAGCGATTTTCAAAAGGCAAGGAATTCGTTGGTGAATATTTCTTGGGCAGTCGCGGATTCGGGGTCTGGGCGTTCGCTTTAACTTTTGCTGCAACGAACGCTTCGGGCGGAAGCTTCATGGGCTTCCCGGCGCTGATCTATACGCATGGGTGGACCCTCGCATTCTGGATAGCGGGATTCATGATGCTCCCTTTGATGTCGATGGGGCTGATCGGCAAACGTCTCAACCAAATCGCACGCAAGCACGATGCGGTGACCATTCCAGAAATCCTTGGTGCCCGGTTTGCCAGTCCCCAAGTTGCCCTGGTAGCGACCTCGTTGCTGGTGTTCTTTATGTTCTTTTACCTGCTGGCTCAATTCAAAGCTGGCGGAAAAATACTGAGCACCCTGCTGGCCAATGAACCGACGTTTCGATCTTTCGCTGACATTACATCGCAGTTGACGCATTCCATTCCGTGGATCAACCAAGCGTCAGGTGACTATCTCGTTTGCCTGGTTCTCTTTTCAGCTGCCGTCATCATGTACGTCGTCTACGGCGGATTTCGAGCAGTCGTTTGGACTGATGTCATGCAAGGGATTGTCATGTTTGTCGGCGTCATTGGAATGTTAGCACTGGCCTTGTTTCAAGTCGGTGGCTTGGCCAACGCGACGACAAAGCTGGCCGAGATGACACCGCCCGAGTTTTGTCGAATCGTCTTAAGCGAAACGAAGCAAACCACAAGCCCGTCGGTTATCCCCAAAGGCACTTGGATCCGCCAAGGTGAAAACGCATTTCGTACGGCCGAATCCTGTGAAGTCCAGCCTGAATCGCAAGGCGAACCGATCGAAGCATTACGACTAACAACACCTGAAGAAATCAAGCAGATCAAGACAGACTTAATCGCTGAAAATATCACCGTGACCGTCCGAGAAACCACGCCTTACAAATTCGGCGCTGGACAAAAAGGCGTCTACGTCAGCAACCCTGGTCCGAGTGCGACCAGCGACGTAGGATTCTTGGCGATTGGGACCGCGATCAGCTTTTTCATTTTTTGGCCCTTTGGTGCAACCGGACAGCCTGCCAATATGGTTCGATTGATGGCCTTCAAAGATAGCCGCACCCTGCGGTTTTCGATCATCACGGTTTCCATCTATTACGCCGTCATCTACCTTTCACTGATCGTTATCTTTTGTTGCGCCCGCGTCCTAATGCCCGGCATGGAGATTGATCCGGATCGAACCATGCCGGACTTTGCGACAAAGCTGACCAGTACTGCTGGCGTTCCCTGGCTCGCAGGATTGCTCGTCGCCGCCCCTTTCGCAGCGGTCATGTCTAGCGTCGACAGCTTTTTGCTTCTCGTATCTTCTTCGGTCGTTCGTGATATTTATCAAAAACGGATCGATACGAACGCCAATGAAAAGACATTGCGGCGACTAAGCCATTTCGTCACCGTCACGATCGGTGTCTTAGCCGTGCTGCTGGTGGTCAATCCACCCATGTTCTTGCAAGACTTGATCGTGTTCGCCAGCGGCGGCTTGGCCGCTTGCTTTTTAGTTCCGGTAGTCTTGTCTCTCTACTGGAAGCCGATGACCGCGACCGGAGCGATCGCGGGAATGGCAGGCGGAACGTTGATGCATCTCCTATTGACCGGCTGGGGCTTTTATCAGCATGGTGAATTCCGCCCCTACGAACTGTTAGGTCTGAACCCTTTCATTTGGGATCTTTTGATTTCACTGATCGCAGCCATCGCGTGTTCTTTTAAGCCGCTAGCGCCCCGCAATCCAGCTTCCTGA
- a CDS encoding dipeptidase has product MLIFDAHLDLSLNAITYNRDLRQSVSDIRLLESGESQLAGWGKNTVAFPQMREAGIGLCVATQLAGCMKPAAAGGGWNSPEQARAMTQGQLAWYRAMEECGQLRQIRNLSDLDDHLQNWDAAPDSSPIGYILSLEGADSLRTIDDLHRSYQDGLRALGPAHYGVGRYALGHDKDGPLTQPCRELLIEMDKLGIILDATHLCEQTFFDALDVFGGPVWASHHNCRAIVDNPRQLSDRQIKLLASRDAVIGVAFDIWMGVPNWERLVSNHETYADANMRALTNHVDHICQLIGNVNHIGIGTDLDGGFGTEQTPSDLDTIADLLTFVELLRQKGYSESDLERICHGNFLRVVRNAWKKT; this is encoded by the coding sequence ATGCTGATCTTCGATGCCCACCTTGACCTCAGCCTGAACGCGATCACCTACAACCGTGATCTTCGTCAAAGCGTCTCTGATATCCGGCTGCTTGAATCCGGCGAAAGCCAACTCGCCGGCTGGGGAAAGAACACGGTCGCCTTTCCACAAATGCGTGAAGCGGGCATCGGCCTTTGCGTCGCAACCCAATTGGCCGGCTGTATGAAACCGGCCGCTGCGGGCGGCGGCTGGAATTCACCCGAACAAGCTCGTGCGATGACCCAAGGCCAGCTCGCTTGGTATCGCGCGATGGAAGAATGTGGGCAACTTCGACAGATCCGTAACCTTTCGGATCTCGATGACCATTTGCAGAACTGGGATGCCGCCCCGGACAGTTCGCCGATCGGCTACATACTTAGTCTCGAAGGCGCTGATTCGCTTCGCACCATCGACGACCTCCATCGTTCCTATCAAGACGGGCTTCGTGCGCTCGGTCCCGCCCACTATGGCGTCGGCCGATATGCTTTGGGACATGACAAGGATGGCCCGCTTACGCAACCTTGTCGCGAATTGTTAATCGAGATGGACAAGCTGGGCATCATCCTGGACGCGACACACCTGTGCGAACAAACCTTCTTCGATGCACTGGATGTGTTTGGTGGACCGGTTTGGGCAAGCCATCACAATTGCCGCGCGATTGTGGATAACCCCAGACAACTGTCCGATCGACAAATCAAACTGCTTGCCAGCCGGGATGCGGTAATCGGCGTCGCTTTTGATATATGGATGGGCGTCCCAAATTGGGAACGGTTGGTCTCCAACCATGAAACCTATGCCGACGCGAACATGCGAGCACTGACCAATCATGTCGACCATATCTGTCAACTGATCGGCAACGTAAACCATATCGGTATCGGAACGGATTTAGACGGTGGCTTCGGAACCGAACAAACGCCTTCGGATCTGGATACAATTGCAGACCTGCTAACCTTCGTCGAATTGCTACGTCAGAAAGGTTACAGCGAATCTGATCTCGAAAGAATCTGCCACGGAAACTTCTTACGAGTGGTTCGAAACGCTTGGAAGAAGACCTAA